In Apium graveolens cultivar Ventura unplaced genomic scaffold, ASM990537v1 ctg6636, whole genome shotgun sequence, a single window of DNA contains:
- the LOC141703434 gene encoding uncharacterized protein LOC141703434, giving the protein MVCTLQNTGKCIGTVVHNLGTDSWRKISSFPQYPIYGKPVFVHGFLHWLLSPLGQYYGELPVDQTIVSFDVCKENFQLLPHPGIRSKNIEEFRLIECNGHFRLFDMSSDLAVADISMSDEDIDIWMMDYGKEWSRVFNIRLTQTLATAYNDICIYAIACICEIL; this is encoded by the coding sequence ATGGTTTGTACTCTGCAGAATACAGGTAAATGCATAGGTACAGTAGTGCACAATTTGGGCACAGACTCATGGAGAAAGATTTCTAGTTTTCCTCAATATCCCATATACGGAAAGCCTGTTTTCGTGCATGGATTTTTACATTGGCTGTTAAGCCCTCTTGGACAATACTACGGGGAATTGCCTGTGGACCAAACAATAGTCTCGTTCGATGTTTGTAAAGAGAATTTCCAGCTGCTTCCGCATCCTGGGATTCGGTCGAAAAATATTGAGGAATTCAGACTAATTGAGTGCAATGGTCATTTTAGATTATTTGATATGAGTAGTGACTTAGCCGTAGCTGATATCTCAATGAGTGATGAAGACATTGATATATGGATGATGGACTATGGGAAGGAATGGAGCAGAGTGTTTAATATTAGACTCACTCAGACACTAGCAACTGCTTACAATGATATTTGTATTTATGCAATTGCATGTATTTGTGAAATCTTATAA